One genomic window of Pseudomonas chlororaphis subsp. piscium includes the following:
- a CDS encoding 5-guanidino-2-oxopentanoate decarboxylase: MATCGEVLVKLLEGYGVEQVFGIPGVHTVELYRGLARSRIRHVTPRHEQGAGFMADGYARTSGKPGVCFIITGPGMTNITTAMGQAYADSIPMLVISSVQSRSQLGGGRGKLHELPNQGALVGGVAAFSHTLMSAAELPGVLARAFALFQAGRPRPVHIEIPLDVLVEEADDLLDSEPVSIARAGAAPAAIARMSQLLAGARRPLILAGGGAIDAAASLTRLAELLQAPVALTINAKGMLPSRHPLLIGSTQSLVATRALVADADVVLAIGTELAETDYDVTFAGGFEIPGALLRIDIDPDQTVRNYPPKVALVADSHSATEALLAELGKQPLSERDSAWGTARAAALRNALEQQWDAPTRAQTLFLETVLQELSEIVIVGDSTQPVYSGNLTFNPERPRRWFNSSTGYGTLGYALPAAIGAWLGGASERNARGPVACLIGDGGLQFTLSELACAVEARTPIIVLLWNNQGYEEIKKYMVNRAIEPVGVDIYTPDFIGVAKALGCAAEAIDSVDGLRDALRAASDRQGPTLIEIDQAGWMRAVQA; encoded by the coding sequence CTTCGGCATTCCGGGGGTGCACACCGTCGAGCTGTATCGCGGCCTGGCCCGTTCGCGCATCAGGCATGTCACGCCGCGTCACGAGCAGGGCGCCGGTTTCATGGCCGACGGTTATGCCCGCACCAGCGGCAAGCCGGGGGTGTGTTTCATCATCACTGGCCCCGGGATGACCAACATCACCACCGCCATGGGCCAGGCCTATGCCGACTCGATTCCGATGCTGGTGATCTCCAGCGTGCAGTCGCGCAGCCAGCTCGGCGGCGGCCGCGGCAAGTTGCATGAGCTGCCGAACCAGGGCGCCCTGGTGGGCGGCGTGGCGGCGTTCTCCCATACCCTGATGTCCGCAGCGGAACTGCCGGGCGTCCTGGCCCGCGCCTTCGCGCTGTTCCAGGCCGGTCGGCCGCGCCCGGTGCACATCGAGATCCCCCTCGACGTGCTGGTGGAGGAGGCCGATGACCTGCTCGACAGCGAGCCGGTGAGCATCGCCCGGGCCGGCGCCGCGCCCGCCGCGATTGCCCGGATGAGCCAACTGCTGGCGGGCGCCAGGCGTCCGCTGATCCTCGCCGGTGGCGGTGCGATCGATGCTGCCGCGTCCCTGACCCGCCTCGCCGAATTGCTCCAGGCACCGGTGGCCTTGACCATCAATGCCAAGGGCATGCTGCCGTCGCGGCACCCGCTGCTGATCGGCTCGACCCAGTCGCTGGTGGCGACCCGCGCCCTGGTGGCCGATGCCGACGTGGTCCTGGCCATCGGCACCGAACTGGCCGAAACCGATTACGACGTGACCTTCGCCGGTGGCTTCGAGATTCCTGGCGCCCTGCTGCGCATCGACATCGACCCTGACCAGACCGTGCGCAACTATCCACCGAAAGTGGCGCTGGTGGCCGACTCCCACAGCGCAACCGAAGCCTTGCTGGCCGAGTTGGGCAAGCAACCGCTGAGCGAGCGCGACAGTGCCTGGGGCACCGCCCGTGCCGCTGCCCTGCGCAACGCACTGGAACAGCAGTGGGACGCGCCGACCCGGGCGCAGACGCTGTTCCTCGAAACCGTGCTGCAAGAGCTGTCGGAGATCGTCATCGTCGGCGACTCCACACAGCCGGTGTACAGCGGCAACCTGACCTTTAACCCCGAGCGTCCGCGCCGCTGGTTCAACTCCTCGACCGGCTACGGCACCTTGGGTTATGCCTTGCCGGCGGCCATCGGCGCCTGGCTGGGCGGTGCTTCCGAGCGCAATGCCCGGGGCCCGGTGGCGTGCCTGATCGGCGACGGCGGCCTGCAGTTCACCCTGTCGGAACTGGCCTGCGCGGTGGAAGCGCGCACGCCGATCATCGTGCTGCTGTGGAACAACCAGGGCTACGAAGAAATCAAGAAATACATGGTCAACCGCGCCATCGAACCGGTGGGCGTGGACATCTACACGCCGGACTTCATCGGCGTGGCCAAGGCCCTGGGCTGCGCCGCCGAGGCCATCGACAGCGTCGACGGATTGCGCGATGCGCTGCGCGCGGCCAGCGATCGCCAGGGCCCGACCCTGATCGAAATCGACCAGGCCGGCTGGATGCGGGCGGTGCAAGCATGA